One genomic window of Paeniglutamicibacter sp. Y32M11 includes the following:
- the uvrC gene encoding excinuclease ABC subunit UvrC, protein MADPKSYRPATGDIPINPGVYRFRDEVGRVIYVGKAKVLRSRLNSYFANPATLTAKTHTMVHTAVSVEWTVVGSELEALQLEYTWIKEFNPRFNIVFRDDKSYPYLAVTMGDKYPRAQVMRGDKRKDTKYFGPFYPAKAIRETLDTLLRVFPVRSCSTGVFNRAQSSGRPCLLGYIDKCAAPCVGRVSPEEHRQLAADLCQFMGGEGTRFIKELETKMGDAVSRLEYEQAARYRDDIAALRRVFERNAVVLSENTEADIFAVHEDELEAAVQVFHVRNGRIRGQRGWVVEKVEDSTPEQFIEHLLTQVYGEAAGDDRIPREVLVPVLPENADDVAAWLHERRGSAVSLRVAQRGDKATLAETVRENAEQSLRLHKSRRAGDLTTRSASLQELQESLGLPIPLLRIECYDASHTQGTNVVASMVVFEDGLPKKSDYRKFAITGEAARDDTASMYDVISRRFKNYLEESANMVPMVSGEVDISDAAAKAPARRFAYPPSLVIVDGGPPQVAAASRALADLGIDDIYVVGLAKRLEELWLPEDEFPVILPRASNALYLVQRVRDEAHRFAITFHRKKRSASMTTSLLDSISGLGPAKREALRKHFGTMKKMRAASVEELGQVPGIGPVLAATVFAELAKADTGAPAVNMTTGEVLS, encoded by the coding sequence GTGGCAGATCCCAAGAGTTACCGCCCCGCGACGGGAGATATCCCCATCAACCCGGGGGTCTACCGCTTTCGTGACGAGGTGGGCCGCGTCATCTACGTCGGCAAGGCCAAGGTGCTGCGCTCACGATTGAATTCGTACTTCGCCAATCCCGCCACGCTGACCGCCAAGACCCACACCATGGTGCATACCGCGGTATCGGTCGAATGGACGGTGGTCGGTTCGGAACTCGAGGCGTTGCAGCTCGAATACACCTGGATCAAGGAATTTAACCCGCGCTTTAACATCGTCTTCCGCGACGACAAGTCCTACCCGTACCTCGCGGTGACCATGGGGGATAAGTACCCGCGCGCGCAGGTCATGCGTGGGGACAAGCGCAAGGACACCAAGTACTTTGGCCCGTTTTATCCGGCCAAGGCCATCCGCGAAACCCTAGATACGCTCCTGCGCGTCTTCCCGGTACGCAGCTGCTCCACCGGGGTCTTCAACCGAGCCCAATCCTCCGGACGGCCCTGCCTGCTGGGCTACATCGACAAATGCGCCGCCCCCTGTGTGGGCCGCGTCAGCCCCGAGGAGCACCGACAGCTCGCCGCGGATCTCTGCCAGTTCATGGGTGGCGAGGGCACTCGCTTCATCAAGGAACTCGAAACCAAGATGGGCGATGCCGTCTCGCGGCTCGAATATGAGCAGGCAGCTCGTTATCGGGACGACATTGCAGCGCTACGCCGAGTATTCGAGCGTAATGCCGTGGTGCTGAGCGAAAATACCGAGGCCGACATCTTCGCCGTGCACGAGGACGAGCTCGAGGCCGCGGTGCAGGTATTCCACGTGCGTAACGGTCGCATCCGCGGTCAGCGCGGCTGGGTCGTGGAAAAGGTCGAGGACTCGACCCCGGAGCAATTCATCGAGCACCTGCTCACCCAGGTCTACGGTGAGGCGGCGGGCGATGACCGGATCCCGCGCGAGGTACTGGTCCCGGTGCTACCGGAAAACGCGGACGACGTCGCCGCCTGGCTGCACGAACGCCGCGGCTCGGCCGTCTCGCTGCGCGTGGCACAGCGTGGGGACAAGGCAACACTTGCCGAAACGGTGCGCGAAAACGCCGAGCAGTCCCTGCGCCTGCACAAATCCCGCCGCGCCGGGGACCTGACCACGCGCTCCGCCTCACTCCAGGAGCTGCAGGAATCCCTCGGGTTGCCGATCCCGCTACTGCGCATCGAATGTTACGACGCCTCACACACCCAGGGCACCAACGTGGTGGCCTCCATGGTGGTGTTCGAAGACGGGCTGCCGAAAAAGAGCGATTACCGCAAATTTGCCATCACCGGTGAGGCGGCCCGTGATGACACCGCCTCCATGTATGACGTGATATCTCGCCGTTTCAAGAACTACTTGGAGGAATCGGCCAATATGGTGCCGATGGTCTCCGGCGAGGTGGATATCTCCGATGCCGCGGCCAAGGCCCCGGCACGACGATTCGCCTACCCGCCCTCGCTGGTCATCGTTGATGGTGGACCGCCCCAGGTTGCCGCGGCCTCTCGTGCCCTGGCCGATCTGGGCATCGACGACATCTACGTGGTGGGCCTGGCCAAGCGTCTAGAGGAGCTGTGGCTACCGGAGGATGAGTTCCCGGTGATCCTGCCGCGTGCCTCCAACGCCCTGTACCTGGTCCAGCGAGTGCGTGATGAGGCGCACCGCTTTGCCATCACCTTCCACCGCAAAAAGCGTTCGGCCTCGATGACCACCTCGCTGCTTGATTCCATTTCCGGTCTGGGCCCGGCCAAACGCGAGGCACTGCGTAAGCACTTTGGGACGATGAAAAAGATGCGTGCGGCCTCCGTTGAAGAACTTGGGCAGGTGCCGGGCATCGGTCCGGTGCTGGCCGCCACGGTCTTTGCGGAACTGGCCAAGGCCGATACGGGTGCGCCGGCAGTGAACATGACTACCGGTGAGGTACTTTCCTAA
- the rapZ gene encoding RNase adapter RapZ: MTTELAPVKPPESEILVITGMSGAGRTTAAHALEDHGWYVVENLPPTLLGMLTEIVAHSGGSLPKLAVVMDVRSKSLFPQLREALASLTSAGIKYRVLFLDAADDLLVRRFEQGRRPHPLQADDRISDGIARERDVLREMKEAAEIVVDTTEMSVHDLARTITELFSESGPIVLRLNVMSFGFKYGLPTDANFVADVRFIPNPHWVPELRPFTGKEKKVSDYVLTAKGAGEFIERFISSLEPVFEGYRRENKHYATIAVGCTGGKHRSVATAEEIGRRLSQLPSVRVNVTHRDLGRE; the protein is encoded by the coding sequence ATGACCACCGAGCTTGCCCCAGTGAAACCTCCCGAGTCCGAGATCTTAGTTATTACCGGCATGTCGGGTGCCGGGCGCACCACCGCCGCCCATGCCTTGGAAGACCATGGCTGGTACGTGGTGGAGAACCTTCCCCCGACGCTGCTGGGGATGCTCACCGAAATTGTTGCTCATTCCGGGGGATCCCTCCCGAAGCTGGCCGTGGTCATGGATGTGCGCTCCAAATCACTCTTCCCGCAGCTGCGGGAGGCCTTGGCGTCACTGACCAGCGCCGGGATCAAGTACCGCGTGCTCTTCTTGGATGCGGCAGATGATCTGCTGGTGCGACGCTTTGAACAGGGCCGGCGCCCGCACCCGCTGCAAGCCGATGACCGGATCAGCGATGGCATCGCCAGGGAACGCGATGTATTGCGTGAGATGAAGGAGGCGGCAGAAATTGTCGTCGACACCACCGAAATGTCGGTGCATGATCTAGCGCGCACCATTACCGAACTCTTCTCGGAGTCCGGCCCCATCGTGCTGCGCCTGAACGTGATGAGCTTCGGCTTTAAGTATGGTCTTCCCACCGACGCCAACTTCGTGGCAGATGTTCGCTTTATCCCCAACCCGCACTGGGTGCCGGAACTTCGTCCGTTTACCGGCAAGGAGAAAAAAGTCTCCGACTACGTGCTCACCGCCAAGGGTGCCGGCGAATTCATCGAGCGCTTCATCTCCAGTCTTGAACCAGTTTTTGAGGGCTACCGCCGCGAAAACAAGCACTACGCCACCATCGCCGTAGGCTGCACCGGAGGCAAGCACCGCTCGGTGGCCACCGCCGAGGAGATTGGCCGCCGCCTGTCTCAGCTGCCCAGCGTGCGGGTGAACGTCACGCACCGGGACCTGGGCCGGGAGTAG
- the whiA gene encoding DNA-binding protein WhiA, producing the protein MALTASVKDELSRLEIRRSSERKAEVSTMLRFCGGLHIISGRIVIEAEVDLASTARRLRAAIAEVYGHTSEIIVVSGGGLRRGNRYVVRVVRDGEALARQTGLLDGRGRPVRGLPSVIVNGSAADAEAVWRGAFLSHGSLTEPGRSSALEITCPGPESALALVGAARRLGLVAKAREVRGVDRVVIRDGEAIAQLLTRMGAHDALMVWEERRMRKEVRATANRLANFDDANLRRSAQAAVAAGARVDRALEILGDEVPEHLKYAGALRVAHKQASLDELGRMAEPPMTKDAIAGRIRRLLAMADKRAIEMGIPGTEASVPLDVLEH; encoded by the coding sequence ATGGCACTGACGGCTTCCGTCAAGGACGAACTGTCCCGGCTTGAAATCCGGCGGTCATCCGAGCGCAAGGCAGAGGTATCCACCATGCTGCGTTTTTGCGGTGGACTGCACATCATTTCCGGTCGCATCGTGATTGAGGCGGAGGTTGATCTGGCCTCCACCGCGAGACGCCTGCGTGCCGCCATCGCAGAAGTGTATGGCCACACCTCCGAGATCATTGTGGTTTCCGGCGGCGGTTTACGCCGCGGCAACCGCTATGTGGTCCGGGTGGTACGTGATGGTGAGGCACTGGCCCGCCAGACCGGTCTGCTTGATGGCCGCGGCCGGCCCGTCCGCGGCCTGCCCTCGGTCATCGTTAATGGTTCGGCAGCGGATGCCGAGGCCGTATGGCGTGGCGCCTTCCTTTCCCACGGATCACTGACCGAACCGGGGCGCTCTTCGGCCCTGGAAATCACCTGCCCCGGCCCCGAGTCTGCGCTGGCATTGGTCGGCGCGGCGCGGCGACTGGGTCTGGTGGCCAAGGCACGCGAGGTCCGCGGTGTTGACCGCGTGGTCATCCGCGACGGGGAAGCCATCGCTCAGCTCCTGACGCGCATGGGCGCCCACGACGCATTGATGGTCTGGGAAGAACGCCGGATGCGTAAGGAAGTGCGCGCGACCGCTAACCGTCTGGCTAACTTTGACGATGCGAACCTGCGCCGTTCGGCTCAGGCTGCCGTTGCCGCCGGAGCTCGGGTGGACCGCGCCCTAGAGATCCTTGGCGACGAGGTTCCCGAACACCTCAAGTACGCAGGTGCCCTGCGCGTGGCGCACAAACAGGCGTCACTGGATGAGCTCGGTCGTATGGCAGAACCGCCCATGACCAAGGACGCCATCGCCGGACGGATCCGAAGACTTCTTGCCATGGCCGACAAAAGGGCCATTGAAATGGGAATACCTGGCACCGAGGCGAGCGTTCCCTTGGATGTGTTGGAACACTAA
- a CDS encoding superoxide dismutase: MAIYTLPELQYDYAALEPNISARIMELHHSKHHATYVAGANTALEQLAEAREKGEFGAIPKLSKDLAFHLGGHTNHSIFWNNLSPEGGDKPEGELAAAIDDAFGSFDAFRAHFTAAAMSLQGSGWALLGFEGLGGQLVIEQLYDQQGNVPVATTPLLMLDMWEHAFYLDYVNVKADYVKAFWNIVNWADVSARFDAARAGAAKLIVPGK, from the coding sequence TTGGCTATTTATACCTTGCCTGAGCTGCAGTACGATTACGCCGCTTTGGAGCCGAATATTTCGGCGCGGATCATGGAGCTGCACCACTCCAAGCACCACGCTACGTATGTTGCTGGGGCGAATACTGCGTTGGAGCAGTTGGCTGAGGCTCGCGAGAAGGGTGAGTTCGGGGCGATTCCGAAGTTGTCCAAGGATTTGGCGTTCCACTTGGGTGGTCACACCAACCACTCGATTTTCTGGAACAACTTGTCTCCGGAGGGTGGCGATAAGCCCGAGGGTGAGTTGGCTGCTGCGATTGATGATGCTTTTGGTTCTTTTGATGCTTTCCGTGCGCACTTCACTGCTGCTGCGATGAGCTTGCAGGGTTCGGGTTGGGCGTTGTTGGGCTTTGAGGGCTTGGGTGGCCAGTTGGTCATTGAGCAGCTTTATGATCAGCAGGGCAATGTTCCGGTGGCGACGACTCCGTTGTTGATGTTGGACATGTGGGAGCACGCTTTCTACCTGGATTACGTGAATGTTAAGGCCGACTATGTGAAGGCTTTCTGGAACATTGTGAATTGGGCGGATGTGTCGGCTCGTTTTGATGCTGCGCGGGCTGGTGCGGCGAAGCTGATCGTCCCCGGCAAGTAA
- the gap gene encoding type I glyceraldehyde-3-phosphate dehydrogenase, which translates to MTTRVGINGFGRIGRNFLRASLAKGANIEIVAVNDLGSIQDLAMLVKYDSVLGRLAEDVSVDGAFIVIGNKRIKVLSEKNPAHLGWGELGVDIVIESTGLFTKAVDAEKHLQAGAKKVIISAPASHEDITIVMGVNHEKYEADKHHIISNASCTTNCLGPIAKVLNDQFGIVDGLMTTIHAYTADQHLQDSPHKSDPRRARAAALNMIPTSTGAAKAIGLVLPELKGKLNGYAMRVPVPTGSATDLTVNLAREASVEEINAAFKKAAAEGPLVGYLKYSEDPLVSTDIVHDEHSAIFDAGLTTVIGTTAKIVAWYDNEWGYSSRLVDLVDYVGARLV; encoded by the coding sequence GTGACTACCCGTGTTGGCATTAACGGTTTCGGACGCATTGGCCGTAACTTCCTGCGAGCTTCTCTCGCCAAGGGCGCAAACATTGAGATCGTGGCAGTAAACGATCTCGGTTCCATCCAAGACCTGGCCATGCTGGTCAAGTACGATTCCGTTTTGGGCCGTCTGGCCGAAGACGTGAGCGTTGACGGTGCCTTCATCGTCATCGGCAACAAGCGCATTAAGGTCCTCTCGGAGAAGAACCCAGCACACCTCGGCTGGGGCGAGCTCGGCGTGGACATCGTCATCGAATCCACCGGTCTGTTCACCAAGGCCGTCGACGCCGAGAAGCACCTGCAGGCTGGAGCCAAGAAGGTCATCATCTCGGCACCCGCATCCCACGAAGACATCACCATCGTGATGGGTGTTAACCACGAGAAGTACGAAGCTGACAAGCACCACATCATCTCCAACGCTTCGTGCACCACCAACTGCTTGGGCCCGATCGCCAAGGTCCTGAACGACCAGTTCGGCATCGTGGACGGCCTGATGACCACCATCCACGCTTACACCGCGGATCAGCACCTGCAGGATTCCCCGCACAAGTCCGATCCGCGCCGTGCCCGCGCCGCTGCACTGAACATGATCCCGACCTCCACCGGTGCGGCCAAGGCCATCGGCCTGGTGCTCCCGGAGCTCAAGGGCAAGCTCAATGGTTACGCCATGCGCGTTCCGGTTCCGACCGGTTCGGCCACCGACCTGACCGTCAACCTGGCCCGCGAGGCCTCGGTTGAAGAAATCAACGCAGCCTTCAAGAAGGCAGCAGCTGAGGGACCGCTGGTCGGCTACCTGAAGTACTCCGAGGATCCGTTGGTCTCCACCGACATCGTCCACGACGAGCACTCCGCGATCTTCGACGCCGGATTGACCACCGTCATCGGCACCACCGCAAAGATCGTTGCCTGGTACGACAACGAGTGGGGTTACTCCTCGCGCCTGGTCGACTTGGTCGACTACGTCGGCGCGCGGCTCGTTTAG
- the pgk gene encoding phosphoglycerate kinase produces the protein MTSHTLDELIADGVQGRHVLVRSDLNVPLDGLTVTDDGRVRASIPVVQKLAEAGARVIVMAHLGRPKGEPDPQYSISPAATKLAELSGLNVVVATDVVGASAQELAAKLADGSVLVLENVRFDARETSKVESERAALAAELAALTGENGAYVNDAFGAVHRKHASVYDIAALLPAYQGDLVATEVRVLKTLTEAPKRPYVVVLGGSKVSDKLAVIDNLLGRADHLLIGGGMAFTFLKALGHEVGGSLLEVDQLETCRGYLSRAKELGCEIVLPTDVVVASKFGADALSEVRAADDITGGTFGDTGLGLDIGPDSGEKFASYIRSANTVFWNGPMGVFEIPAFANGTRAVAGALAESEAFSVVGGGDSAAAVRTLGFNDDEFGHISTGGGASLEYLEGKELPGLIALEARK, from the coding sequence ATGACTTCCCACACTCTCGACGAATTGATCGCCGATGGTGTCCAGGGGCGGCACGTTCTGGTCCGTAGCGACCTGAACGTGCCGCTTGATGGGCTCACCGTCACCGACGACGGGCGCGTACGCGCCTCCATTCCGGTGGTGCAGAAGCTGGCCGAGGCCGGCGCTCGCGTCATCGTGATGGCCCACTTGGGTCGCCCCAAGGGCGAACCCGACCCCCAGTACTCTATTTCTCCCGCAGCCACCAAGCTGGCCGAGCTCTCCGGGCTCAACGTGGTTGTTGCCACCGACGTGGTGGGTGCCTCGGCCCAGGAACTGGCAGCCAAGCTCGCCGACGGTTCGGTCCTCGTCTTGGAAAACGTGCGTTTTGATGCGCGCGAAACCTCCAAGGTCGAATCCGAGCGTGCCGCGCTGGCCGCCGAACTGGCCGCATTAACCGGGGAAAACGGTGCCTACGTGAACGATGCCTTCGGCGCCGTACACCGCAAGCACGCCTCCGTTTATGACATCGCTGCCTTGCTGCCCGCCTACCAGGGCGACCTGGTGGCCACCGAGGTGCGGGTGCTCAAGACCCTCACCGAGGCTCCCAAGCGCCCCTACGTGGTGGTTCTTGGCGGTTCAAAGGTCTCGGACAAGCTGGCTGTCATTGACAACCTGCTCGGACGCGCCGACCACCTGTTGATCGGTGGCGGCATGGCCTTCACCTTCCTCAAGGCCCTGGGCCACGAGGTGGGCGGCTCGCTGCTGGAAGTTGATCAGCTCGAGACCTGCCGCGGTTACCTCTCACGAGCCAAGGAACTCGGCTGTGAGATCGTGCTGCCCACCGATGTGGTGGTGGCATCGAAGTTTGGTGCCGATGCGCTCTCCGAGGTGCGGGCGGCCGACGACATCACCGGTGGTACCTTCGGGGACACCGGCCTGGGCTTGGACATTGGTCCGGATTCCGGGGAGAAGTTCGCCAGCTACATCCGCAGCGCCAACACGGTGTTCTGGAATGGCCCGATGGGCGTCTTCGAGATCCCGGCGTTTGCCAACGGGACACGTGCCGTGGCGGGTGCACTGGCCGAATCCGAGGCCTTCAGTGTGGTCGGTGGTGGCGATTCGGCCGCCGCCGTACGCACCCTGGGCTTCAACGATGACGAATTTGGACACATCTCAACCGGCGGCGGTGCCTCCCTCGAATACCTTGAGGGCAAGGAACTGCCGGGTTTGATCGCCCTGGAGGCACGTAAGTGA